Below is a window of Rhodoglobus vestalii DNA.
CTAGAAGCCGTGCGAGACAAGAGGGCGATCGACCGATACAGAAAGGACCACAAGCTCGAAAAAGAACTCGGCGCGCTTGTCACGTTCTCGGGTTCCGTCGATGACCCCGACTCGGGAGTCACCGAACTCACCGAAACCATCTTGAACCTCGGTCTGAAGGGGCGCGCCCTCGACAAAGCAATCGGTGGTGACGAGTTTCAGGTCATGACCGTCGCCAACAAATTCTTGACCGGCTTCGACCAGCCACTATTCGTCGGCATGTATGTTGACAAGATCCTGTCACCTACTCGTGCAGCAGACCCGTCACGGACTGACATCGGATGTCCGTCCGGGTTGACCCGAGAATGTCCGTCCGCCAATGTCTGTCACCTACTCCTGACGTTCGACCGCTGGATGACTCCCTCGGCGATAGTCGCACCTCCCTCATTCGCTCGGGCCCGCCCCGTGCACAACCCCGGCGGCGATAGCCGACGGTTGACTACGCGATGGTAGCCGACCGGGGCATAACCTGTGCTGGTGTCGAGCCCATATTAAGAGCTCGGCGCTTCGCGCCTCGCGTGACTTCGTCATGTTCTCCTGTGTGCATCGTGTTGTTTGCTGGGTTGCTGCGCAACTGTTTCGGGGAGCGCCGCACTGTGCAACGAGATGTCACCCGAGGTGACATGAGTGCACGGTGTGGTGCGACTTGCCTGTGCTCACTGGCGCTCGCATCTTCTCGCATCGCTGTGTTTCCCGTTCTGTTGTTCTTTTCGTCTTCTTGTGTTCGCTGGCGCTCGCACGCTTCGCATCGTCCTGTCTTTCGTTATGCCTTCGTCTCGTTTGCTGAGGGCTCGCTGTGCTCGCCGCGTTTCGCACCGTGCTGACCTTCTTCATGCATCACCATGTTTTCCCCCACCGGTCTGTGTCCATTTTTGTGAACAGCCGTCTATCTCAATGGACTCCTCATCGGCGGCAACGGTTAGCTGTTCTTCGAGTGGGCGTGAAGTTTTCGAAGCAGTGTGGTTACCCTGCCGGGGGCAGCCTGTCGGCGTCGGTTGGGGCAGTCGCGGAAGCGCAACGTTGTCGGGGCGTCGGCGTTACGGGGGCTCTGGGGATGGGTGACGTTTCGCGGAGAACATTGGGGTTACCAGACCGGTTGAGCTGACGAGGGAATAGGTGACGGTGCTCGGAGTCCGGTGGAGGTTACCAGACCGGTCAGCCTCCATCACGGATTCACCCAGCCGGCGGGCGAACGGAAAGACCTACGGGGTTGGAGCGAATGCGGAAACCCTCGAAGGTCTTGGAGTGAGCGCACGCAGTGCCAGTTCCGAAGGAGCCGACGAGTGAGCGTCAGCGAACCGGAGTGACAACGGGACGAGGATGCGAAGCGCAGTCTCAGTGAGGTTCGGGGATGCAACGTCGAGGTGGCCGGAGTTACATCTTAGGGGCGGAGCACAGATGACGGAGGGAGATCGAGCGGCTGCCGGGTAATGCCTTGGGCGATTTACGGCGCTCTTAGGTTGGGGCGATCGGCGAGAATCAAGCCGTTTTTCTTACTGACAATGTGAGGGCAACATGTGGAGTAAACGGACGGCCTGAGCAGCCAGTTGAAGCGGTGTGTTTGATGTCCCCACGAGTGGAAAGGCCACTAACCATTCGTGGGGACGCAGGCCGTCGAAGACGACCACACCGGCTGCGAGACTGGTGGCTATTTCTTCCAGGCAATCCCCAACTCGACAGCTTGGCCTCGGATGGGTATTCCATGGAAGACGGTGTTCATCTCAGCAAGCGCGCGCTTGGCGAATTCAGTCCGGCCGGCAGGTACGCTCAGAACCAACTCGTCATGAATGCCGAGAAATAGATAGTCGGTTGGGATGTGGGCAGCAACTCTTGCGATGGCTTGGTAGAAGACGTCGGCGGCGGAACTTTGAATGCGGTGGTTCAAAATCACATGGAGTTCTTTGACGCGGGGAAGCGGGCGTCCGTCAGGTGTTAGATCTGGAGTGCCTGCGATCATGTCAGCACGGAGGCCATCGACGTATTGGCGCAAACCCGGGTAAGCATCCCACATGGAATCAATGATCCATTTGGCTCGCGTCCGATCGACACCGAGGCTCGATGCGATCGCGGGAATTCCCTTGCCGTATAAAATGCCCAAGAGGGCTGCTTTGGCCTGAGCCCGGGCCTCTGCGGTGACGATTCCTTCAGCGTCGAGGCAGGCGGGTCCATTGATGGTTTTGGCAAGCTCGGCGTAGATGTCGCCCGCTTCGAGTGCGGCAGCCATGGCGGTGTCTCCGGCGAGAGCTGCAAGTACTCGGGGTTCGACTTGTTCGAAATCCAGTGAGCACAAAACTCGCCCTTCGTCTGCGATGAGAAGTGGGCGTAAGTCGCGGTTGATGTTCTGGAGAGCGGGCTTCACCACGGTGCCTCGACCGGTTCGGGTTGACCGGATGAAGACGGTGGAGAATATGCGATCGCCGCGAAGGGCCGCTTTGATCTCCCTGAGCTTCCCAATCCGCGACGCGATACTGCGGACCCTGCGGAATGTTGCCCATGCTTGGGCTGCTTCTGGTGTTTTGGGGATCACAGTTTTGTCGTAGTTGTCGCGGACTAGCGAAGGATTGTTGTTGCGGTCGACGACGGCGATACCGACGCGAGCAAGCCATTCGTGTATGGCTGCGCTTCCGCTGGCGGTCGAGGTGTCGGTCATATCGAATCCGAGTTCGGCTCGGGCTCGGGCTTGTGCGGTTGTTGCCGCGGCGAGTTCGCGCTCTAGGAGGGCAACGTCCACTCTCCACCCGCGCGCCTGACGTGGTCGCCAGAGTTTCTCTTGTGCACAAGAAGAGAGCACCGCGTCCCGGGTTGGCAACGGGGCATCGGCGGTGAGACCCACCATGAAGCGGGCTGCGGCGACCGCGTTGAGTGCGGCGCCACGGTTGTTTGGTGTGAAGGGGACCCCTGGGTAGACGACATTGCGTGCGGTAGTCACATCGGACATCCAATCGAGTTCCCCGACCTCTAGGTTGAGGGTTCGAGCTAGCCGAATTGCCGCACGGCCAGCCATCTCAGACCAGATTCGCCGGCCGGAGTTGCCGAGCATGGTCAGGATTTCTCGGGAGAACTCGTCGTGTCCGAGATTCGACACCCAACTGGTTCCATCGGATGCCGCCACAGCGATCTGCGTCTGCGTGAGGCTAAACCCGAGAGGGCGTTTCTCGGTCAGCCATGCAGAGAGCGCGGGAAGTGCCGCGCGCGTCAGGCGGCTCATGAGAACTCCAATGCAAGAACTTCGTCGTCGTTTTCCGCGACTTGTGGTGTCTCCAGATCGTTGGGGTCTCGTCCCGGAAGCACGAGCCCGTTCTCGTTGAAGCAGGTAATGGCATATTGGAGCGCGCGTCGTGTTTTGCCCGCGCGGTCAATTTTTCGGATGACGTAGGTTGCGCCATCGTGGGGAATGCTGGTGCCGTTCACGCTGGAGATTTCCTTCGACCAGATCCGAGAATTCCCTGCTGCTTCGCCAATGTGACCAACAAGTTTAGGTGGGAGTACCGGGGCTACCTCTCCGAGCCGAGTGTCGTAATTATTCGCGAGTATCGCGAGCTCGGCTGCATCTTTCGGCTGTCCCAAGCTTTTTGCCCAGAGGGTTGCGAGGATGTTTCCCCATTCCGACCCGAGTTCGTCCTCGACCTCGATCTCCTCAGCCCACCCATCGAGTGCAACCTCAGCTAGTGATTGTCCGGTCTTGTGGCGTAAGTGCGTCATTGCCCCAACGATGATTTCCTGCCAGTTATGCGAGAACCGCATACTCTCGGTCTGGTGCGCTACCTCGTTTTGCATACCAAAGAGAACGATCGTGTGCACGGCAGCGAGAAGTGCCGGGCGGTTCTTGTTCACGTACGCAATCAGGTTCGGGTTGCGAAGTGCGGGCTGCTTGCCTTGGGGTTTCACGAGGGCAATTTTGATGAAACGTCGACCCAGGTCTCCGCCAGTCTCGACGTTGTTTCCGGCAGCGCTCACGATCAGACCAGACCGGATCACGGACTCCGACGAGCCGAGTATCCGGATGCTGCTGTCACCATCGACTCCAGTGATTGTTTCGGTGATCACAATCGATTTCATGATGTCGCCTCTGGGAATTTCATCGCAGTGAACGAACCGAGACGCACCCTTGCGCAGCGCCGTCGCGATGGCCTTCGTTGTCTCGTCATCATTGAAGCGGCCAAAGTAATAGCTGGCAGCCTCCGCGGACCCCTGGGCGAGAATACGGCCGACCATCAGAAGTAGCGTCTTGCCAACCCCCCGGTCCTGGGCAACGGCAAGCCAGGCGGGGCTTCCCGTTGTCAGGCTTCGGCATACCGCGGTCAGGACGTAGCAGAGCGCGCGCGCGCCATCACGATCATGCTCAAATGGGAATCCGCCAAGTAGTTCCAGGTCGAGCAGCTCATAAGCTGCCTGAGCATCGGCCAAACTTGGCGTGCGGGGAACGTTGTATTCATCGCGCCACTGGCGTCTTTCACGGCGGGGGATACTCAGGAACGCCTTGTTCGCCATGTCGTACCCATGCTCGCTGATGACCTGCCCTTCACGGGTGATGAGGGGTTCGCGCCCAAAGTATTCGAGAGCGGGCAGGACGCTCTCAGTGCGCAACGCTTCAATTGTTCCTTCGACGATTGTCTCGGGAATCTCGTGGAAGTTTTTGTAGCGCGGGTTGCCTTGGTCGTCGTTGCCCTTGAATTCGGAGAGTTGGCCACTGGCGATGAGCAGCGTCCGTGCTCCACGATCTACCCAGGATTTCAACTCACCGGAAGGTGTGACCGAAACAACACCCTGGGTTATCCCGGTCACCGTTCTACGAAGTGCCAACGGAGTCGCGGCGTCGTGGCTGGAGTGTGCGACGCGAATGGTTTCAGCCCAGGTCTTGATAATTGACTGGGTGGTGCCCGTACGTTCAATTTGAGGGATCTTGCCGCGAGCAGAGAAGATAACCAGATCGGTTGTGACCACTGCGTGCTCAACGAGCCAGTTCGCGGCGGACTCGGCGTTGGCGTCGGTGAGGGCCCCGGTGAGACGGATACCAATCAGAAGGTCGAAGGCAGTGTGCGCGACGGCATCGTCCTTGAGCATTGCGTTGCGCTCACCCCGCTCGATGAACATGCCAGTGCTACGTAACAACTCGCCCATGAAGCCGTCTTTGGTGAGGTGAACGCTCTCAGTGTTCTCTTCGGTTACTCTCCAGTCGAGATTGACGAGTTGGCGTTCAACGTCTACAGAGTTTTGGGTTCGATTGAAGCGGTCACGAACATCGTTTGTATGGGCGTCGTGTTCGCGAATGTCGTAGATACCGCGAGCCATACCGTCGCGGCGGTCCGATGATTCGTCGAGGACGACAGCGATTCCCATGAGCTCACGTCCGGTCAGTACGGCAGCTCCAGCGAATTGTCCTCCGAATAGTGTGTACGGGCCATCTGCTGTAATCGACGGAAGGACGGCTTGGTCAGCTCGGAAGAGAATTTTGGCGACGATGTTCGGGCCACTGTGTGTCTCTCGGGTTGGCAAGCTTCGGATGAGATCCTGAAAAGCAGCGTCATTGACGGCCGGAACCAGTGCATGATGGACGACCGTCCCATGGTCTGTCGTCTCGGACCACCCAGTGCGCAGTGCTGTGAATAGACGAGCACAGGAAGCACGGGCGATAGCGGGCGCGACCGCGTCGAACGCATCCGTCTCCGGTGCTGGTGTTTCGACTGCGATGGCATAGTAGCGCGTCGAATCGATGTAACGATGGCTACCAACGCCCAGCTTGACCGCCAGAATGCTTGTTGCTTCAACGACGGTAGACGGTTCGAATGCTGCACCATCTAGTGAATAGGTAACTTCGGTGGACCCAAGCACCTGAGCTTTTGCTCGCAGTTCGAGCTCTTGAGCACCGTTATCGTCGGGGGAATAGTCGTTCATTGGTGGCCTTTCATCGCAGGACTCCAAGGAGCAACTCCCGGAGGTTCCAGGCGGTGTAGCTGCCTGTACTTATTGACATGCGGCGAAATATGCTGAATAACTCAGATGGCCCCAAAAAAAGTTTGAGAGATTCAAAAGTGGTGCGTGTGGTGCGTCATGGTGCGCATATTTACTCCCCACTAGCCAAAATTTTCATTACTCAAGAGATCTTTAGGCAGATCGGTTGAGAAAGACGCACCACGACGCACCACACGCACCGGTCCGGGCCCTGTGGGTCAAGGCGCACAACCTCTTGCGACGGCTAAAGGAGGCTAGATTGTTTCCCACTCGGCCGGTCGTGACCTGCACTTTGTCGGCGCCGCCGAAATTGGTCTCGCTGGCGCCTCCGCCAAGCCAAGTGTGAGGACCCACAACCTCGTGCACCCCGCTGACTTCACCTACGGTGTCACCCACGTTTATCGTGTGACCGCTTCACTGTCAGGAATCACAGGCAACCCATTGAATGAGGTTGCGCTGACAACACCGTGGCCTGCCGTAGAGACACCAACCATTGATGGCTCATCCACTGGCACCACCCGCACCGTCATTGTCGGTGTCGTCGAATGACCTGCCGGCACCCGCGCCTCCAT
It encodes the following:
- a CDS encoding DNA polymerase produces the protein MSRLTRAALPALSAWLTEKRPLGFSLTQTQIAVAASDGTSWVSNLGHDEFSREILTMLGNSGRRIWSEMAGRAAIRLARTLNLEVGELDWMSDVTTARNVVYPGVPFTPNNRGAALNAVAAARFMVGLTADAPLPTRDAVLSSCAQEKLWRPRQARGWRVDVALLERELAAATTAQARARAELGFDMTDTSTASGSAAIHEWLARVGIAVVDRNNNPSLVRDNYDKTVIPKTPEAAQAWATFRRVRSIASRIGKLREIKAALRGDRIFSTVFIRSTRTGRGTVVKPALQNINRDLRPLLIADEGRVLCSLDFEQVEPRVLAALAGDTAMAAALEAGDIYAELAKTINGPACLDAEGIVTAEARAQAKAALLGILYGKGIPAIASSLGVDRTRAKWIIDSMWDAYPGLRQYVDGLRADMIAGTPDLTPDGRPLPRVKELHVILNHRIQSSAADVFYQAIARVAAHIPTDYLFLGIHDELVLSVPAGRTEFAKRALAEMNTVFHGIPIRGQAVELGIAWKK